In Allomuricauda ruestringensis DSM 13258, the following proteins share a genomic window:
- a CDS encoding patatin-like phospholipase family protein: MRALVISGGGSKGAFAGGVAQFLIQEAKHDYDLFVGTSTGSLLISHLALNKLDKIKNIYSNVNQDSIFSNCPFIIKKKYGVEIIAINHWNVIKNFIKGKKTFGESENLRKLIRRSITIEEFNELKKGKMDVVVTVSNLSLNQVEYKSINDCTYDEFCDWIWISSNYTPFMSLVKKNGCEYADGGLGTLVPIEEALNRGATEVDVVVLHTEVNHLNRMSSKNPFDLITTIFGFMLDRIENQNIRIGKLVANRKGAIINFYYTPTVLTTNSLIFNKERMTLWWKRGYLYAKNKNEQTSPIEPDRQE; encoded by the coding sequence ATGAGGGCATTGGTCATTTCGGGAGGAGGTAGCAAGGGGGCCTTTGCAGGCGGTGTTGCCCAATTTTTAATTCAAGAAGCCAAACACGATTACGATTTATTTGTCGGGACATCCACAGGGAGCCTATTGATTTCCCATTTGGCGTTGAATAAACTGGACAAGATCAAGAACATCTATTCAAACGTTAATCAAGACAGTATTTTCAGTAATTGTCCGTTCATCATTAAAAAAAAGTATGGGGTTGAGATAATTGCCATCAACCATTGGAATGTAATCAAAAACTTTATTAAGGGTAAAAAGACCTTCGGAGAAAGTGAGAATCTCAGAAAATTGATTCGTAGATCTATTACCATTGAAGAGTTCAATGAATTGAAGAAAGGTAAAATGGATGTGGTGGTTACGGTGTCCAACCTTTCGTTGAACCAGGTAGAGTACAAATCAATAAACGATTGCACGTACGATGAATTTTGCGATTGGATATGGATTTCGTCCAACTACACACCGTTTATGAGCTTGGTCAAAAAAAATGGCTGTGAATATGCCGATGGTGGCTTGGGAACTTTAGTTCCCATTGAAGAAGCATTGAACCGTGGGGCAACAGAGGTAGATGTGGTGGTGCTCCATACCGAGGTGAACCATTTAAACCGGATGTCCTCTAAAAATCCATTTGATTTGATTACCACCATTTTCGGTTTTATGTTGGACCGTATCGAGAATCAGAATATCAGAATTGGCAAGTTAGTGGCCAATAGGAAGGGAGCGATTATCAATTTTTACTATACGCCAACGGTCCTTACCACAAATTCATTGATCTTTAACAAGGAACGAATGACCTTATGGTGGAAACGCGGTTATTTGTATGCCAAGAACAAGAACGAGCAAACGAGCCCAATAGAGCCTGATCGGCAGGAATAG
- a CDS encoding FMN-binding glutamate synthase family protein, with amino-acid sequence MEAFLDFLADIPWWSWLLIFLLLVAIRDIFFQKAHTISHNYPIVGHLRYWLESIGPEMRQYFVANNREELPFNRIERSWIYASAKKENNYEGFGTDRDIYKHQHIFIKNAMIGFQVPENHPNKSHPYFLPCAKVMGAYNKRKKPYRPASIINVSAMSFGSLSAAAIESLNKGVEKCGAYHNTGEGGLSPYHKQGGDVIFHFGTGYFGVRSRDGGFSMDKLKVLVDENPCVKAIEIKLSQGAKPGKGGVLPGSKITPELAEIRGVEVGKDVISPPTHKAFSTIPELLEFIESIAEETGLPVGIKGAIGKIDQWEELADLMKKTGKGPDFITIDGGEGGTGAAPPSFADHVSLPWTYGFSKVYSLFMERGLTERIVFIGSGKLGFPGKAAMAFAMGADCINVAREAMMSIGCIQAQVCHTNRCPAGVATQSKWRQSGINVPLKSDRLAQYFKTFKKEFLEITHAAGYEHPCQFNMDDVQVNVDDDYLSSDLKSVYGYQKEKVKFDSMQNLLDCEHLGGKTALQKNYNLDPDI; translated from the coding sequence ATGGAAGCATTCCTTGATTTTCTAGCTGATATTCCCTGGTGGTCTTGGCTTCTGATTTTCCTGCTCTTGGTTGCCATTCGCGACATCTTCTTCCAAAAAGCGCATACCATCAGTCATAACTATCCCATCGTGGGTCACCTTCGGTATTGGCTGGAAAGTATAGGGCCGGAAATGCGACAATATTTTGTGGCCAACAATCGAGAAGAACTTCCCTTTAATCGTATTGAACGTAGTTGGATCTATGCTTCTGCAAAAAAGGAGAACAATTACGAAGGGTTTGGAACCGACAGGGATATCTATAAACATCAACACATCTTCATCAAAAATGCCATGATCGGGTTTCAGGTACCCGAAAACCATCCAAATAAAAGTCATCCCTATTTTTTGCCTTGCGCTAAAGTGATGGGCGCCTATAACAAACGTAAAAAACCGTATCGTCCTGCATCCATCATCAACGTTTCTGCCATGAGTTTTGGCTCGTTATCAGCTGCTGCTATTGAATCACTGAACAAAGGTGTTGAAAAATGTGGTGCTTATCACAATACAGGCGAAGGCGGACTCTCTCCCTACCACAAACAAGGGGGTGATGTAATTTTTCATTTTGGAACAGGTTATTTTGGCGTAAGGTCTCGTGATGGTGGTTTTTCTATGGACAAATTAAAAGTCTTGGTAGATGAAAATCCATGCGTCAAAGCAATAGAGATTAAACTCTCCCAAGGTGCAAAACCTGGAAAAGGAGGTGTGTTGCCAGGTTCTAAAATAACGCCTGAACTTGCTGAAATCCGAGGTGTTGAGGTAGGAAAAGATGTTATCTCCCCTCCCACCCACAAAGCTTTTTCCACGATTCCAGAGCTTTTGGAGTTTATTGAATCCATTGCAGAGGAGACCGGTTTGCCCGTAGGCATAAAAGGAGCCATTGGTAAAATTGACCAATGGGAAGAACTTGCCGATTTAATGAAAAAGACTGGAAAAGGCCCCGATTTTATCACCATTGATGGTGGTGAAGGGGGTACTGGTGCTGCTCCGCCCAGTTTTGCAGACCACGTTTCCCTGCCTTGGACCTATGGGTTTTCCAAGGTGTACAGCTTATTTATGGAGCGTGGCCTTACGGAACGAATAGTGTTTATCGGTAGTGGTAAACTGGGTTTTCCAGGAAAAGCTGCCATGGCCTTTGCCATGGGTGCCGACTGCATCAATGTAGCCCGCGAAGCCATGATGAGCATCGGTTGCATCCAAGCACAGGTTTGTCACACCAACCGTTGTCCTGCTGGTGTTGCCACCCAAAGCAAGTGGCGTCAAAGTGGTATTAATGTGCCGTTAAAATCCGATAGATTGGCGCAGTATTTTAAAACATTTAAAAAGGAGTTTTTGGAAATCACGCATGCCGCGGGTTACGAACACCCTTGTCAATTTAATATGGATGATGTGCAAGTAAATGTAGATGATGATTATCTTAGCAGCGATTTAAAGTCCGTTTATGGATACCAAAAAGAAAAGGTGAAATTTGATTCCATGCAAAATCTTTTGGATTGTGAACACTTGGGCGGAAAAACAGCATTACAAAAAAATTATAATTTAGACCCAGATATTTAA